Genomic window (Helianthus annuus cultivar XRQ/B chromosome 3, HanXRQr2.0-SUNRISE, whole genome shotgun sequence):
taACCCATTTCCTACAACACGTACCTCAAAGGGCGCTTAACCAACTAAAAGTGAGATATAGTTGAAGCATGGATAATTTAACTATCTTAATAACAACATAGGAGAGATTATGCGATGGATACtaagatattaaattaaacaTACAAGGGATCGATAAAATGTAGATGCAAATCTCATTAGTGGCAAGAGGAACGCCAACGTGTTTGGAATTTACTAAGGTGGTTCGAGTAAGAACATCATGAGCATGCGTCTTTTGGCTAAGAAAGAGATAGTTGTTTGTGAAGGTCACTTAACCACCAAAAAAGTAATTTGGCTAGCTAGGATCATCAATAGTGAATTCACGATTTAGTCTGGTGATGAATGTTTGTGGTGTGTGCGAAATGGTATGTTAAAACTATTATTTAACTGAATTAGAGAAAATGCGTGCCTAGATGTCAACTATTTTCTACCAATAAGAGACTATCATGTATGACTTTAATTGTGATGGTTCTTTCTATAGAGCTAGGATCTTGCCAGAGCAAACTCGATGAGTCCATACTTAAGGCTTTGAAATCATAACACCGTGGTACCCTAAGACCTACTACAAGGAGGAACCAACCACAACTATATTGAAGTGCAAGAGTGGAAAACTACATCGCTAGAGACTTGAAATACGATGATAAAAAGAATGCGAATGCTATAGAATCATATTAACAACCTTGAACCAAAAAGCAAGAATTGTTATCACCTACTTATTATGACTGCGAATTTCCTAGACATACAAGGAAAATGTATTACTCTCTAGAGATATCATTGTGATAACCAAGATAGTCCACATTTGAAACTAACAAACTCTTATATTTTATGGAAGAAAATagcaacaaaaatgaaacctcaATGACCGAGATACAAAATATTtcatttttggactgaaatgacaaaaatgaccTAAACTCAGGGACTATTTTGgaactttgatctttattttatGTACTTAAAGTAAGGTTTAATGATTTCCAATGTCAAGAAATAGCATGTTAGCCTATGAATATGCCATCATAAATCAGGAAAAGAAAACACTTGCAAAACAAATGTAGCAGTCTTAGGATCTGAAACAGCTGGGTGAAACAGTGACCATCATTGCATCCGTAGACACAATTAATGATTGTTTGATCATGGTTGGACTTTCTCATAATCATATATGGAAAAAACTTGATGCAATAAAATCTAACAGATTCAGCAATAAACTTATATAATATATTAAGGAAGTAAAAGATACATAAACAAATAATCATACAACAAAACAATGGAAtcacataaataatcaatcagcCTTCATCGAACTCTCTGAAACACTGAAGATCATGGTATTAATACTAGTAAAAGTAAGTGAACACATCACAAGCTTCCATAAAAGATGTTCTCTATCTCTATGGATGAGGTAGAGGAAGGTCCTTGGGCAATCCAGGTATTGTTGGCAATGTGGGCTTAGGGATATCATGGAATTCAGGCACCTTTGGTACTTCTGGTTTTGGAAGTGCTGGCAGCTCTGGCTTTGGAATTTCTGGAATTGTGGGCTTTGGAATCTCAGGAAATGTAGGCTTGGGAATCTCAGGAAGTGTGGGCTTGGGAAGCTTGGGAATTTCAGGCTTTGGAAGCACAGGGACCTCAGGTTTTGGTACCTCGGGAAGTTTGGGCTTCGGAATGTCAGGAAGTGTTGGTTTCGGAATATCTGGAACTTGAGGCTTTGGAAACTCGGGTACCTCCAATAGATTACGCGCCTCAGAAACCATATTTCCACCATTGATTGATGCTAAAGTGACTGTAACTAGTATCATGAGGAAGGAATTGAGATGGGAATTTGCCATGGTTGTTCCAAAGGGTAGAAGCTTCAATTACAAGATACTATGAAAGTGGTTTCGCTTGAGGATGTATTATTCCTGTGTTGATCTAGACTTATATAGAGCATGGGGAAAGTGATAAAGTAGATAAGTTGGTTGGAATTATTGAGAAACTGGGTATGTTAGCTCAACTTCTTATCTTTTAATACGTGTTGAAATTGTGGTATCTTATCAAAAGTTCGAGTAGAGAGTTGGTGACTTGACTGAGAGGTTTGAAGTATGTGcctgtttgtttatttatttgattATCTTCGTATCTATGTCCTTTGTTACTTTGATTAATCGGAAAATATCATAAAATATAATAGTTTATTGTTGCTAAAAGCGAAAGATTAAGATCCGTAACATTGTTTTTAGTCTTTATGCTATAATACTATTCTTTAGTTGTATATATAATTAACTATTGCTAATACTCACGAATTTTGCGGTGTTGAAAATTGATATGTTTGTATTTTTGGTAAAAAAGTTTACGTTACTTATCATAAACGAACTGTACGGATCGCAATCTGTATTTAAAGATTAAAATAAAACGATGCATTGTACTATAAATGCAACAAAACTGAACTGAAAAGTAAATGAAAGAAATATGTTTTTcttgtcacaccctcaatttccACTTGCAGAGTACtacgcgaggcgtgtgactgaccatgatcaaaccaccaatcatattgaacaatcaAACAAATTAAATAGTTTATCAAACCAGTACGATTAGTGTCTAATAAAGTCCAAGTCCCAAGTCTTAAGTTTTTAAAACAGTGTTTGAGTGTAACAGCGGAAACATAACTTAAACAGTTCAAATAAAAGTTTTATGTTCATAGTTGTTATAGAAAGACCCAACACGGGTTAGCACGTCCACTACATTCCCAGGCTGCTATCGCATGAATCATTGAGTACCTGCAAAacatgcagtagggtgtcaacataaagttggcgagttcacaagTTGTCCAATTTTAGTTTCAAAAACTTATGTTCGTTAAATTACTCATTTATACCATGCCATGGAGAGCTATCCCATAAATACAAGCT
Coding sequences:
- the LOC110931795 gene encoding protein PELPK1; its protein translation is MANSHLNSFLMILVTVTLASINGGNMVSEARNLLEVPEFPKPQVPDIPKPTLPDIPKPKLPEVPKPEVPVLPKPEIPKLPKPTLPEIPKPTFPEIPKPTIPEIPKPELPALPKPEVPKVPEFHDIPKPTLPTIPGLPKDLPLPHP